A genomic segment from Meiothermus sp. Pnk-1 encodes:
- a CDS encoding ABC transporter ATP-binding protein, producing the protein MSRVLEAKDLHLSFRGVRALAGVSFTVSAGDLFAVIGPNGAGKTSLLNVLSGLYRPQRGQVVFLGEELAGQSPQDRVRKGLGRTFQNLELFRGMTVLDNVKLGAELAAGAYTDLLPKAPTEWKIRRWAEEVLDYLRLSPYRHALAGALPYGLQKRVEVARALAGRPKLLLLDEPMAGLSLEEKQDLARFLLDARREWGVTLMLVEHDLRAVLELSTRVLVMSYGEVLYQGEPSGVREDPRVAEAYLGRSA; encoded by the coding sequence ATGAGCCGAGTCTTGGAGGCCAAAGACCTTCACCTTTCTTTTCGCGGGGTGAGGGCGCTGGCCGGGGTGAGTTTCACGGTTTCCGCAGGTGACCTCTTCGCGGTGATCGGCCCCAACGGAGCGGGAAAGACCAGCTTGCTCAACGTGCTCTCCGGTCTATACAGGCCGCAGCGTGGTCAGGTGGTGTTCTTAGGGGAGGAACTAGCCGGACAGAGCCCGCAGGATCGGGTGCGCAAGGGGCTGGGCCGGACGTTTCAAAACCTCGAGCTGTTCCGCGGCATGACTGTCCTGGACAACGTCAAGTTGGGAGCCGAGCTGGCGGCGGGGGCTTACACCGATCTCCTGCCCAAGGCCCCCACCGAGTGGAAGATTCGCCGTTGGGCGGAGGAAGTCCTCGATTACCTACGCCTCTCTCCCTATCGCCACGCACTTGCCGGAGCCCTACCCTATGGCTTGCAAAAGCGGGTGGAGGTAGCCCGGGCCTTGGCCGGTCGGCCCAAACTCCTGCTCCTCGATGAGCCGATGGCTGGTCTCTCGCTGGAGGAGAAGCAGGACTTGGCCCGCTTTTTGCTCGACGCCCGGCGCGAGTGGGGGGTGACGCTGATGCTGGTAGAGCATGACCTGAGGGCGGTGCTCGAACTCTCTACCCGGGTGCTGGTGATGTCGTACGGGGAGGTTCTCTACCAGGGGGAACCCTCCGGCGTGCGGGAAGATCCGCGCGTGGCCGAGGCCTATCTGGGGAGGAGCGCGTGA
- a CDS encoding ABC transporter ATP-binding protein, whose protein sequence is MAELHVENLKVVYRGVILALQGVSLRAGSGEAVALLGPNGAGKSTLVRAVAGLLPQYDGRVLDGKIAIGPHDTSRAPALRVASLGLTAILEGRPVFRYLTVLENLRAAAHRLSPARQKEITDEIFSRFPRIYERCGEQAGYLSGGEQQMLLLGMALLTEPKILVVDEPSLGLSPKLVEEVMRVLDELRRDKGLTLVLVEQNARAAFQIVERVYVMEQGRVVFEGTAQEAQADADVMEFYLGAGATGGFAEAKRYRRRKRWV, encoded by the coding sequence ATGGCCGAACTTCACGTCGAGAACCTCAAGGTCGTCTACCGCGGGGTGATCCTGGCCTTACAAGGGGTGTCGCTGCGGGCGGGTTCGGGGGAGGCCGTAGCTTTGCTCGGCCCCAACGGGGCCGGGAAGAGTACCTTGGTGCGCGCGGTGGCTGGACTGCTGCCGCAGTACGACGGGCGGGTGCTGGATGGCAAGATTGCAATCGGTCCGCACGACACCAGCCGTGCCCCCGCGCTCAGGGTGGCCTCTTTGGGCCTTACCGCGATCCTCGAGGGCCGCCCGGTGTTTCGCTACCTGACGGTGCTAGAGAACCTCCGCGCCGCCGCGCACAGGCTGAGCCCGGCTCGCCAAAAAGAGATCACCGACGAGATCTTCAGCCGCTTCCCTCGCATCTATGAACGTTGTGGCGAGCAGGCCGGATACCTCTCGGGCGGTGAACAGCAGATGCTCCTTTTGGGGATGGCCCTGCTCACCGAGCCCAAGATCCTGGTGGTGGACGAACCCAGCCTGGGCCTCTCGCCCAAACTCGTCGAGGAGGTCATGCGGGTCTTGGACGAACTCCGCCGCGATAAGGGCCTCACCCTGGTGCTGGTCGAACAGAACGCCCGCGCTGCGTTTCAAATCGTCGAGCGGGTCTACGTGATGGAGCAGGGCCGGGTGGTCTTCGAGGGCACGGCCCAGGAGGCTCAGGCCGATGCTGATGTGATGGAGTTCTACCTGGGTGCGGGGGCCACCGGTGGTTTTGCCGAAGCCAAGCGCTACCGCAGGAGGAAGCGATGGGTGTAG
- a CDS encoding branched-chain amino acid ABC transporter permease, translating into MDLALNLQTLVNGLANGALYAVIAAGFVLVYRATSVTNFAISEFLLIGAYLTYTLSLVLPVLLAMLLALPLAFVFGVLVERGFVRPLLGRNVVAVVMATIGLAATLDGTALIVWGPDQKAMGAADISQLPKELPNLAFEVGGVFLSSKAVWSLILALPLAISLVAMLKYTRYGVLLRAVSESETAALALGINAPRVVAVAWGISAMMAAIGGAFLAGAAGGGGPGHHLILLGLVVFPVAILGGFDSVAGAVMAGLIIGVIEAFSQLYLEALLPGISQAIPFLIVLLVLLLRPYGLFGQRRIERV; encoded by the coding sequence ATGGACTTAGCCCTCAATTTGCAAACCCTCGTCAACGGCCTGGCCAACGGGGCACTGTACGCGGTGATCGCTGCCGGGTTTGTGTTGGTGTATCGTGCCACCAGCGTCACCAATTTCGCCATCAGCGAGTTTTTGCTTATCGGGGCTTACCTGACTTACACCCTCTCGCTCGTCCTGCCGGTGCTGCTGGCGATGCTGTTGGCTTTGCCGCTGGCGTTTGTATTTGGCGTGTTGGTCGAGCGGGGGTTTGTGCGGCCTCTGCTGGGGCGCAACGTGGTCGCGGTGGTCATGGCCACCATCGGCCTGGCGGCAACCCTGGACGGAACCGCACTCATCGTCTGGGGGCCAGATCAAAAGGCCATGGGGGCGGCGGACATTTCGCAACTGCCCAAGGAGCTACCTAACCTGGCCTTTGAGGTGGGTGGGGTGTTTCTTTCGTCCAAGGCGGTGTGGAGCTTGATCCTGGCCCTGCCCTTGGCGATCTCTCTCGTCGCCATGCTCAAGTACACCCGTTACGGGGTTCTCTTGCGGGCGGTCTCGGAGAGCGAAACCGCTGCGCTGGCCCTGGGCATCAACGCCCCTCGGGTGGTGGCTGTCGCCTGGGGTATCTCGGCGATGATGGCGGCCATCGGCGGAGCCTTCCTAGCCGGGGCGGCAGGGGGTGGTGGGCCGGGTCATCATCTGATCCTCTTGGGGTTGGTGGTGTTTCCGGTGGCGATTCTGGGCGGTTTTGACTCGGTAGCGGGGGCGGTGATGGCAGGGCTTATAATCGGGGTGATCGAAGCTTTTTCCCAGCTGTACCTCGAGGCCCTCCTGCCCGGCATCAGCCAAGCCATTCCCTTTTTGATCGTGCTGTTGGTGCTGCTGCTACGGCCTTACGGCCTCTTCGGGCAGCGGCGCATCGAGCGGGTGTGA
- a CDS encoding ABC transporter substrate-binding protein encodes MKVNRRQVLKAGLAASTVFSPYMIGLAQSRPVKLAAILPLTGAFAFAGNAGLDAFRDQTDRINDSGGIGGRKLELIVEDDGYDVARGTAAFNRIVQRERPDELLFVYGDSTGLSKALAPEITRLQLPYTATSFANELADPKTYPTIFVFGPTYNDMAGALLQQVQRVRGRGAKIFLVYSNSEFGRDNIQFIKDQAAKRGYQIVGEEVTPLAISDATPIVTKLRQAQPDFVILQGYVLTVEPLLVRAAREQGVRATFMGTYYSAELALMQRAGAAADGFIVTYHNAYYYDTLIPAVEQIRALRRSKGRDLSYRPTYYMGSWAAMDVIAEAMRRAAQAGKLTRPGMIETLENMSDYNAFGQFRNLNWVNHRLPFTKLYRANVKDARFDAITDWVDGSKV; translated from the coding sequence ATGAAGGTCAACCGTCGTCAGGTGTTGAAGGCCGGTCTGGCAGCGTCTACCGTGTTCAGCCCTTACATGATCGGGCTGGCCCAGTCGCGCCCGGTTAAGCTGGCTGCGATCCTTCCGCTTACCGGAGCCTTCGCTTTCGCGGGGAACGCGGGGCTCGATGCCTTCCGCGACCAGACTGACCGCATCAACGACAGCGGGGGAATCGGGGGGCGGAAGCTCGAGCTGATCGTGGAGGACGACGGCTACGACGTGGCGCGAGGGACTGCGGCATTCAACCGTATCGTGCAGCGGGAGCGGCCGGACGAACTGCTGTTCGTCTATGGAGATTCTACCGGGCTGTCCAAGGCCTTGGCCCCGGAGATCACCCGGCTGCAACTGCCCTATACCGCTACCTCTTTCGCCAACGAACTGGCTGACCCCAAAACCTACCCCACCATCTTCGTCTTCGGCCCCACCTACAACGACATGGCCGGGGCTTTGCTGCAACAAGTGCAGCGCGTTCGTGGCCGGGGAGCCAAGATTTTTTTGGTCTACTCCAACTCCGAGTTCGGGCGGGACAACATCCAGTTCATCAAGGACCAAGCTGCCAAGCGAGGCTACCAGATCGTGGGTGAGGAAGTAACCCCCCTGGCCATCTCGGACGCCACCCCCATCGTTACCAAGCTGCGCCAGGCCCAGCCGGATTTCGTCATCCTCCAGGGGTACGTACTGACCGTAGAGCCCCTGTTGGTGCGGGCTGCCCGCGAACAAGGGGTGCGCGCCACCTTCATGGGTACCTACTACTCTGCCGAATTGGCCCTGATGCAGCGGGCTGGGGCGGCTGCCGATGGCTTCATTGTGACCTACCACAACGCCTACTACTACGACACGCTGATCCCTGCCGTGGAGCAAATTCGCGCGCTGCGCCGCTCCAAAGGCCGTGACCTCAGCTACCGCCCCACCTACTACATGGGTTCTTGGGCGGCCATGGACGTCATTGCCGAGGCTATGCGCCGGGCTGCCCAGGCCGGTAAGCTCACCCGTCCAGGCATGATCGAGACGCTAGAGAACATGAGCGACTACAACGCGTTTGGCCAGTTCCGTAACCTGAACTGGGTCAACCATCGCCTGCCGTTTACCAAGCTCTACCGCGCCAACGTCAAAGATGCCCGCTTTGACGCCATCACCGATTGGGTGGACGGTTCAAAGGTTTAG
- a CDS encoding tetratricopeptide repeat protein, with product MEGEARRYLKQHFNLDGPISPGRFESELAKRIGSPARRKPVLQAWKRYLSGGGLEAVRRFYGELLAHPRERLEGLVYALHLPYLEFYLQRLPALLPERGRVLEIGAFTGFLVNLLAQKRPELEWHALEGVEEAVAVGKARTQGIEWHQGWYGEALEGIPPVDAALMLSVLPEGYLGDLPARLETEEFYRHFEIPQRFMPLAGLLRPGGLLIYGHGPFLGKNFEAVGEALIRLGFSDVRRVGEGEYVLVLGRMPEELRLEPPVKAQEAEAPRVEDKATASVEEVWALLEQGDYAAVLAQVPPDAEGRLAYLRGRALMALSRFEEAEGTLEQAACEEAEDLRVLCWVEMGEYQRALPRLEALSSRGGRYRLALGRVYLGLGRLSDALRQLYESGLAEARLPIKAALERLEERAFRFGREGDWSEVSRRVEFVEDLSPELLTRGLLFLGLQAALQQGLWARAERYARRLYDQGEAAGALGLALTQLRVRGPEGLEDVLLIELKAVEPYLTDAVARAEDAMALLALGLLRYREERFPEALQHLERAAREGRGESAGLAYHYLALTKRALGYPMLEVLGDHKRAHALRAYPLPVLYQMAQEALAAGEPVLAREFLGRVRDAGLEAVQDQLEGVLALVEELEGPWEAFRLLTSALAHTPHPALEQLALAYRLSRSFRQSEEAEKVRGEYLAALYARGRLEEARQLLEDELRHRPGALEVMFDLAEHFERSGAYKKAAEVWRKALEVAYYAEKDLELAREILRNLLFLNPTDPELALYLEELKATSAALAQLDGSTDTLEGLTPQGLLHEGLPKFHGEYLIVVGGHTQLRSRMVPFLEAQGLRLDWFDADANSSGREAIRRIQNRVERAHGLMIISSYVGHDVSEPVRLEAEHRGVPVYITPGRARGITGFLRAVADFAPQIFKRALKSSSGD from the coding sequence ATGGAGGGCGAGGCCAGGCGCTACCTCAAACAGCACTTCAACCTGGATGGGCCAATCTCACCCGGGCGCTTCGAGAGCGAGCTAGCCAAGCGGATTGGCAGCCCCGCCCGGCGCAAGCCGGTGTTGCAGGCTTGGAAGCGATACCTTAGCGGCGGCGGCTTAGAGGCGGTGCGAAGATTTTACGGCGAGCTACTGGCGCACCCCCGGGAGCGTCTGGAGGGGTTGGTGTACGCGCTGCACCTTCCCTACTTGGAGTTTTACCTTCAGCGACTCCCGGCCCTGCTGCCCGAGCGGGGTAGAGTTCTGGAAATCGGGGCGTTTACCGGTTTTCTGGTCAACCTTTTGGCGCAAAAGCGCCCCGAACTCGAGTGGCATGCCCTCGAGGGGGTCGAGGAGGCGGTGGCGGTGGGCAAGGCCCGTACCCAGGGGATCGAGTGGCACCAAGGGTGGTATGGTGAAGCGCTGGAGGGGATCCCGCCGGTAGACGCCGCCCTGATGCTCTCGGTATTGCCTGAGGGATACCTGGGGGACCTCCCGGCCCGGCTCGAGACCGAGGAGTTCTACCGCCACTTCGAGATTCCTCAGCGCTTCATGCCGCTCGCCGGGCTGTTGCGCCCCGGCGGGCTGCTGATCTACGGGCACGGCCCCTTCTTGGGCAAGAACTTCGAGGCGGTAGGCGAGGCCCTGATCCGGTTGGGGTTTAGCGACGTGCGCCGGGTGGGCGAGGGTGAGTATGTGCTGGTGCTGGGCCGGATGCCCGAGGAACTGCGGCTCGAGCCCCCGGTCAAGGCGCAGGAGGCCGAAGCGCCGCGGGTGGAGGATAAAGCCACGGCCTCGGTGGAGGAGGTATGGGCTTTGCTCGAGCAGGGGGATTACGCCGCGGTGCTGGCTCAGGTCCCGCCGGACGCGGAGGGGCGCCTGGCCTACTTGCGGGGCCGGGCCTTGATGGCCCTCTCCCGCTTCGAGGAGGCCGAGGGGACGCTCGAGCAGGCCGCTTGCGAGGAAGCCGAGGACTTGCGGGTACTGTGCTGGGTGGAGATGGGGGAGTACCAGCGGGCCTTGCCCCGCCTGGAGGCCCTCAGCAGCCGAGGCGGGCGCTACCGGTTGGCCCTGGGCCGGGTCTACCTGGGCTTGGGTCGGCTCTCGGATGCCCTGCGTCAGCTGTATGAGTCGGGGCTGGCGGAGGCGCGCTTGCCCATCAAAGCCGCGCTCGAGCGCTTGGAGGAGCGGGCCTTCCGCTTTGGGCGCGAGGGGGACTGGAGCGAGGTCAGCCGTCGGGTGGAATTTGTCGAGGACCTCTCGCCCGAGCTGCTGACCCGCGGGCTCTTGTTTTTGGGCTTGCAGGCTGCGTTGCAGCAAGGGTTGTGGGCCCGCGCCGAGCGCTATGCCCGCCGCCTCTACGATCAAGGGGAAGCGGCGGGGGCCCTGGGGTTGGCCTTGACCCAACTCCGGGTGCGGGGGCCAGAAGGGCTGGAGGACGTCCTGCTGATCGAACTCAAAGCGGTCGAGCCTTACCTCACCGATGCGGTAGCCAGAGCCGAGGACGCCATGGCTTTGCTGGCCTTAGGGCTTCTCCGCTACCGCGAGGAGCGCTTTCCGGAGGCCCTGCAACACCTCGAGCGCGCGGCCCGCGAGGGCCGGGGGGAGTCTGCCGGATTGGCCTACCACTACCTGGCCCTAACCAAGCGGGCCCTCGGCTACCCCATGCTGGAAGTGTTGGGGGATCACAAACGGGCCCACGCCCTCAGGGCCTACCCGCTTCCGGTGCTCTACCAGATGGCGCAGGAGGCGCTGGCCGCGGGCGAACCGGTGCTGGCCCGGGAATTCTTGGGCCGGGTGCGCGACGCTGGGCTGGAAGCGGTGCAGGATCAGCTCGAGGGCGTGTTGGCCCTGGTGGAGGAGCTCGAGGGCCCCTGGGAGGCTTTTCGCCTGCTGACCTCCGCCCTGGCCCATACCCCGCATCCTGCGCTGGAGCAGCTGGCCCTCGCTTACCGGCTCTCCCGCAGCTTCCGCCAGAGCGAGGAAGCCGAGAAGGTACGGGGGGAATACCTGGCGGCACTGTATGCCCGGGGGCGGCTTGAGGAAGCCCGCCAGCTGCTTGAGGACGAACTCCGCCACCGCCCTGGTGCTCTAGAGGTGATGTTCGATCTGGCCGAACACTTCGAGCGTAGCGGGGCCTACAAGAAAGCCGCAGAGGTCTGGCGCAAAGCCCTCGAGGTGGCCTACTATGCGGAAAAAGACCTCGAGCTTGCGCGGGAGATCCTACGTAACCTGCTGTTTTTAAACCCCACCGACCCTGAGCTGGCGCTATACCTAGAGGAGCTCAAGGCTACTTCGGCGGCCCTCGCTCAGCTAGACGGCAGCACGGACACCCTCGAGGGCCTTACCCCGCAAGGATTGCTGCACGAGGGGCTGCCCAAGTTTCACGGCGAGTACCTCATCGTGGTAGGGGGGCACACCCAGCTCAGGAGCCGGATGGTGCCCTTCCTGGAGGCCCAGGGGTTGCGCTTGGACTGGTTTGACGCCGACGCCAACAGTTCGGGGCGAGAGGCGATCCGCCGCATCCAAAACCGGGTGGAGCGGGCCCACGGGTTGATGATCATTTCCAGCTACGTCGGCCACGATGTCTCCGAGCCGGTAAGGCTCGAGGCTGAACATCGGGGGGTGCCGGTCTACATCACCCCCGGGCGGGCTCGGGGCATCACCGGTTTCCTCCGTGCGGTAGCGGATTTTGCCCCGCAGATCTTTAAACGGGCGCTCAAGAGCAGTTCGGGGGACTGA
- a CDS encoding deoxyhypusine synthase family protein — MSRGAVSRFLKHHFRHFNAATLVEAAEAYRQHLDSGGVMMITLAGAMSTAELGISLAEMIRQDKVQAISCTGANLEEDLFNLVAHDHYERVPHWRDLTPQDEQALLERHMNRVTDTCIPEMEAMRRLEGALIEEWTRADQAGERYFPHEFLYRIIRSGRLEPYYQIDPKDSWMVAAAEKNLPIVVPGWEDSTTGNMYAGHCLAGEIKNVHTVRTGIEYMMMLADWYVETSRRHSIGFFQIGGGIAGDFPICVVPMLHQDMRRPDIPMWGYFCQISDSTTSYGSYSGAVPNEKITWGKLAVDTPKYIIESDASIVAPLMFALILGE, encoded by the coding sequence ATGTCTCGTGGAGCAGTGAGTCGGTTCCTCAAGCACCACTTCCGGCACTTTAACGCGGCGACGTTGGTAGAAGCCGCCGAAGCGTATCGCCAACACCTCGATTCGGGGGGGGTGATGATGATCACCCTGGCCGGAGCCATGAGCACCGCCGAGCTGGGGATCAGCTTGGCGGAGATGATTCGCCAGGACAAGGTGCAGGCCATTTCCTGTACGGGGGCTAACCTCGAGGAAGACCTGTTCAACCTGGTGGCCCACGACCACTATGAGCGCGTACCCCACTGGCGCGACCTCACCCCGCAGGACGAGCAAGCCCTGCTCGAGCGCCACATGAACCGGGTTACCGACACCTGTATCCCGGAGATGGAGGCCATGCGACGTTTGGAGGGTGCTTTGATCGAGGAATGGACCCGGGCTGATCAGGCGGGGGAGCGTTACTTCCCCCACGAGTTCCTCTACCGGATTATCCGTTCGGGAAGGCTCGAGCCCTACTACCAGATTGACCCCAAGGATTCGTGGATGGTCGCCGCTGCGGAGAAAAATCTGCCCATCGTGGTTCCCGGTTGGGAAGACTCCACCACCGGCAACATGTACGCTGGGCACTGCCTGGCGGGGGAGATCAAAAACGTCCATACCGTCCGCACCGGCATCGAGTACATGATGATGTTGGCCGATTGGTATGTGGAGACCTCGCGGCGTCATTCCATCGGCTTCTTCCAGATCGGCGGGGGCATCGCTGGGGACTTCCCCATCTGCGTGGTGCCGATGCTCCACCAGGACATGCGCCGCCCCGATATCCCGATGTGGGGATATTTCTGCCAGATCTCTGACTCCACCACCAGCTACGGGTCATACTCGGGAGCGGTGCCGAACGAGAAGATCACTTGGGGAAAGTTGGCGGTGGATACGCCCAAGTACATCATTGAATCCGATGCCTCTATCGTGGCTCCGCTGATGTTTGCCCTGATCTTGGGGGAGTGA
- a CDS encoding BMP family protein, translated as MKKPFALGLALSAALGLALAQNTVRVGIAFDAGGKNDRSFNQSAWEGAQRAQKDFKIGLFDFEPADPSQVGQGIRRFAEEGFNLVIGVGFANNPAITENAKNFKDVNFAVIDDVPGEGKLPNAVGLVFREQEGSFLVGYIAGKLSQTGVVGFIGGMDIPLIHKFEVGYKAGAEYAFKEDGVQGKVLVGYVGNTPAAWNDPAKAKEIATSQVGQGADIIYSAAGASGLGSIDYIKQKKCIKASELPSGVKFIRNPFANVPRYAAYNQNCTANDRPLFFIGVDANQNYLGDTDNNPATLNHGLTSMLKRVDVATYEVIKSVVQKNFKGGVREFGLNNNGVGYAFDQYNRALIPAGVITKLDAIRKDIVAGKIKVPSER; from the coding sequence ATGAAGAAACCCTTTGCACTCGGCCTTGCTCTGAGCGCGGCGCTGGGCCTGGCTTTGGCCCAAAACACCGTGCGGGTAGGCATTGCTTTTGACGCAGGCGGGAAGAACGACCGCAGCTTCAACCAGTCGGCCTGGGAGGGCGCCCAGCGTGCCCAAAAAGATTTCAAGATCGGCCTTTTCGACTTCGAACCGGCTGACCCTTCGCAGGTCGGGCAGGGCATTCGCCGCTTTGCCGAAGAGGGTTTTAACCTGGTGATCGGGGTGGGCTTCGCCAACAACCCGGCCATCACCGAAAACGCCAAGAACTTCAAAGACGTCAACTTCGCGGTGATCGACGACGTACCCGGCGAGGGCAAACTGCCCAATGCGGTGGGGCTGGTCTTCCGCGAGCAAGAAGGCAGCTTCCTGGTCGGCTATATCGCCGGTAAGCTCTCGCAGACGGGAGTGGTAGGCTTCATCGGCGGGATGGATATCCCCCTGATCCACAAGTTTGAAGTCGGCTACAAGGCCGGGGCCGAGTACGCCTTCAAAGAAGACGGGGTGCAGGGTAAGGTGTTGGTAGGCTACGTGGGCAACACCCCTGCCGCCTGGAACGACCCTGCCAAGGCCAAGGAGATCGCCACCTCGCAAGTCGGTCAAGGTGCGGACATCATCTACTCCGCCGCGGGGGCTTCGGGTTTGGGCTCGATTGACTACATCAAGCAGAAGAAGTGCATCAAGGCCAGCGAGCTCCCCTCTGGGGTGAAGTTCATCCGTAACCCCTTCGCCAACGTGCCCCGTTACGCGGCCTACAACCAAAACTGCACCGCCAACGACCGTCCGCTTTTCTTCATCGGCGTGGACGCCAACCAAAACTACCTGGGCGATACCGACAACAACCCCGCTACGCTCAACCACGGGCTCACCTCCATGCTCAAGCGGGTGGACGTGGCTACCTATGAGGTGATCAAGAGCGTGGTCCAGAAAAACTTCAAAGGTGGGGTGCGGGAGTTCGGCCTGAACAACAACGGCGTGGGCTATGCCTTCGACCAGTACAACCGGGCGCTGATTCCGGCTGGCGTGATCACCAAGCTGGATGCCATCCGCAAAGACATCGTCGCCGGCAAGATCAAAGTTCCCAGCGAACGCTAG
- a CDS encoding ABC transporter ATP-binding protein: MSDPVSGPIPSPKNPTALELKGITKRYPLVLANDRISLDLRWGEVLAIVGENGAGKSTLMKIVYGLVKPDAGEIWIDGEKVDAKGPSDAIARGVGMVHQHFMLVDPFTVLENVILGSEPGTKGQINLTQARAQVSALLQELEFELELDAKVEDLPVGLQQRVEILKAIYRHAKILILDEPTAVLTPQEAEDLFRFLRKFVAGGGAVIFISHKLGEVIQVSDRVTVIRDGRVVGTVNTKDTTVRELARMMVGREVILTVNKKEATPKEVVLEAKDLVVDSKNPKHSIKNIGFQVRAGEIVGIAGVEGNGQSELVEAITGLRPYKGTVLYGGTPLPPKARVVREWGLSHIPEDRNARGLVLDFSTRENLILGDHYRKPYAGFLGFIDEAAVEEHAEAVVEAFDVRPRSTALEARRYSGGNAQKIIVGRELSRKPKVLIAAQPTRGVDIGAIEFIHENIVAARDQGMGVLLVSADLNEVLSLADRILVMYEGRIMGELTPKEATEEKLGLLMAGITS, from the coding sequence ATGAGCGATCCGGTATCCGGCCCGATCCCATCTCCGAAAAACCCTACTGCCCTCGAGCTCAAAGGCATCACCAAACGTTACCCGCTGGTGCTCGCCAACGACCGCATCAGCCTCGACCTGCGCTGGGGTGAGGTGCTCGCCATCGTGGGGGAGAACGGCGCGGGTAAAAGCACCCTGATGAAGATCGTCTACGGGCTGGTCAAGCCGGATGCAGGGGAAATCTGGATCGACGGCGAAAAGGTAGATGCGAAAGGACCTTCCGACGCAATAGCGCGGGGTGTGGGGATGGTCCACCAGCACTTCATGCTGGTAGACCCCTTCACCGTGCTGGAGAACGTGATCCTGGGCTCGGAGCCCGGCACGAAGGGGCAGATCAACCTAACCCAGGCCCGGGCACAGGTATCGGCGCTGTTGCAAGAGCTCGAGTTCGAGCTCGAGCTCGATGCCAAGGTCGAAGACCTGCCGGTAGGCCTCCAGCAGCGGGTGGAGATCCTCAAGGCCATCTACCGCCACGCCAAGATCCTCATCCTCGACGAGCCCACCGCCGTGCTCACCCCCCAGGAGGCCGAGGACCTGTTTCGCTTTCTGCGCAAATTCGTCGCAGGGGGTGGAGCAGTGATCTTTATCAGCCACAAGCTAGGGGAGGTGATCCAGGTTTCAGACCGGGTCACGGTGATCCGCGATGGCCGGGTGGTGGGCACCGTTAACACCAAAGACACCACCGTCCGTGAGCTGGCCCGGATGATGGTGGGTCGAGAAGTGATCCTCACCGTGAACAAAAAAGAAGCCACCCCTAAAGAGGTGGTGCTCGAGGCCAAAGATTTGGTAGTGGACTCCAAAAACCCCAAACACAGCATCAAGAACATCGGCTTCCAGGTGAGGGCCGGGGAGATCGTGGGTATCGCCGGGGTGGAGGGAAACGGCCAAAGTGAGCTGGTCGAGGCCATCACTGGGCTCAGGCCCTACAAAGGCACCGTCCTCTATGGCGGCACGCCCCTTCCTCCCAAGGCCCGGGTGGTGCGGGAATGGGGGCTCTCCCACATCCCCGAGGACCGTAACGCACGGGGATTGGTGCTTGATTTCTCAACCCGAGAGAACCTGATCTTGGGCGACCACTACCGCAAACCCTACGCCGGTTTCCTGGGGTTCATCGACGAGGCAGCGGTGGAAGAGCACGCCGAGGCAGTGGTGGAAGCTTTTGACGTGCGGCCCCGCAGCACCGCGCTCGAGGCTCGCCGCTACTCGGGGGGGAACGCCCAGAAGATCATCGTGGGTCGGGAGCTTTCCCGCAAGCCCAAAGTCCTCATCGCCGCCCAGCCTACCCGGGGAGTGGATATCGGGGCGATCGAGTTCATCCACGAAAACATCGTGGCGGCCCGCGATCAAGGGATGGGGGTACTGTTAGTCTCGGCAGATTTGAACGAGGTCCTATCCTTGGCCGATCGTATCCTGGTGATGTACGAGGGCCGGATTATGGGCGAACTCACCCCCAAGGAGGCTACCGAGGAGAAACTGGGGCTCCTGATGGCAGGAATTACGTCTTAG